The following are encoded in a window of Lagenorhynchus albirostris chromosome 3, mLagAlb1.1, whole genome shotgun sequence genomic DNA:
- the DUS3L gene encoding tRNA-dihydrouridine(47) synthase [NAD(P)(+)]-like isoform X3 — MRIPPVDRGRHTRDPEGLAATLRSGCEGGPMAEGVVEAPAESGGGGDPGAIEPERGVASIKLQYLTTKEHFHEFLEAKGQEKPRQETEAGDPAGNDLDEPEAKRIRLEDGQTEDRQTEEAVEPGEQPQAQKRARGQNKCRPHVKPTHYDKNKLCPSLVQESAAKCFYGDRCRFLHDVGRYLETKPADLGPHCVLFETFGRCPYGVTCRFAGAHLGPEGQNLVKEGLVQAPPIRNGLDKVLQQQLRKRKIHFKRAEQALRHLSKGQLPGPTPKATVPEVMEAEGAPGQDNCDAQQAPQGPGTVPPPRGPLRTCGPLTDEDVVRLQPCEKKRLDISGKLYLAPLTTCGNLPFRRVCKRFGADVTCGEMAVCINLLQGQTSEWALLKRHPCEDVFGVQLEGAFPDTMTKCAELLNRTIEVDFVDINVGCPIDLVYKKGGGCALMNRSAKFQQIVRGMNQVLDVPLTVKLRTGIHERTNLAHRLLPELRDWGAALVTLHGRSREQRYTKLADWRYIEQCVTAASPMPLFGNGDILSYEDANRAMQTGVAGIMIARGALLKPWLFTEIKEQRHWDISSSERLDILRDFAHYGLEHWGSDTQGVEKTRRFLLEWLSFLCRYVPVGLLERLPQRINERPPYYLGRDYLETLMASQKAADWIRISEMLLGPVPPNFVFLPKHKANAYK; from the exons ATGCGCATTCCACCAGTAGACCGGGGAAGACACACGCGCGACCCGGAAGGCCTCGCCGCAACACTCCGAAGCGGGTGTGAGGGGGGGCCGATGGCGGAGGGAGTGGTGGAAGCCCCAGCAGAGAGTGGTGGCGGTGGCGACCCAGGAGCCATCGAGCCGGAACGGGGAGTAGCGTCCATTAAACTTCA ATACCTAACCACCAAGGAGCACTTCCATGAATTCCTGGAAGCCAAAGGGCAGGAGAAGCCCAGACAGGAAACCGAGGCTGGAGACCCTGCTGGCAATGACCTGGATGAGCCTGAGGCCAAGCGGATCCGGCTGGAGGATGGGCAGACAGAGGACAGGCAGACAGAGGAGGCTGTTGAGCCTGGGGAGCAGCCACAGGCCCAGAAGAGGGCCCGGGGTCAGAACAAATGCCGGCCCCATGTGAAGCCCACCCACTATGACAAGAACAAGCTCTGCCCCTCcctggtccag GAATCCGCCGCTAAGTGTTTCTATGGCGACCGCTGCCGCTTCCTGCACGACGTGGGCCGCTACCTGGAGACCAAGCCAGCTGACCTGGGCCCCCACTGTGTGCTCTTTGAGACCTTCGGCAGGTGCCCCTATGGTGTGACCTGCCGCTTTGCCGGGGCCCATCTGGGGCCCGAGGGCCAGAATCTGGTGAAGGAGGGGTTGGTCCAGGCCCCGCCCATCCGCAATGGCCTGGACAAGGTCCTTCAGCAGCAACTGCGAAAGCGCAAGATCCACTTCAAGCGTGCAGAGCAGGCCCTGCGCCATCTGAGCAAGGGCCAGCTGCCAGGCCCCACTCCCAAAGCCACTGTCCCCgaggtcatggaggctgaggGTGCCCCAGGGCAGGACAACTGTGACGCCCAGCAGGCCCCCCAGGGGCCGGGCACCGTTCCCCCTCCCAGGGGCCCTTTAAGGACCTGCGGGCCCCTGACAGATGAGGATGTAGTCAGGTTGCAGCCCTGTGAGAAGAAGCGG CTGGACATCAGTGGCAAACTGTACCTTGCTCCCCTCACCACG TGCGGGAATCTGCCCTTCCGGCGGGTCTGTAAGCGCTTTGGGGCAGATGTGACGTGCGGGGAGATGGCTGTGTGCATCAACCTGCTGCAGGGCCAGACGTCTGAGTGGGCCCTGCTCAAACGCCACCCCTGCGAGGATGTCTTCGGTGTCCAG CTTGAGGGCGCCTTTCCCgacaccatgaccaagtgtgCCGAGCTGCTGAACCGCACCATCGAGGTGGATTTCGTGGACATCAACGTCGGCTGCCCCATCGACCTCGTGTACAAGAAG GGCGGGGGCTGCGCCCTCATGAACCGCTCAGCCAAGTTCCAGCAGATCGTCCGCGGCATGAACCAG GTGTTGGACGTGCCACTGACCGTGAAGCTCCGCACGGGTATCCACGAGCGCACGAATCTGGCCCACCGGCTGCTGCCCGAGCTGCGGGACTGGGGGGCTGCGCTGGTCACG CTCCACGGCCGCTCGCGGGAGCAGCGCTACACCAAGTTGGCCGACTGGCGGTACATCGAGCAGTGCGTGACAGCAGCCAGCCCCATGCCCCTTTTCG GAAACGGGGACATCTTGTCGTACGAGGACGCCAACCGCGCCATGCAGACTGGCGTCGCTGGGATCATGATCGCCCG CGGCGCCCTGCTCAAGCCGTGGCTGTTCACGGAGATCAAGGAGCAGCGGCATTGGGACATCTCGTCGTCTGAGCGCCTGGACATCCTGCGCGACTTCGCACACTACGGCCTGGAGCACTGGGGCTCGGACACGCAGGGCGTGGAGAAGACACGCCGCTTCCTCCTTGAGTGGCTCTCCTTCCTGTGCAG GTACGTGCCCGTGGGCCTGCTGGAGCGGCTCCCGCAGAGGATCAATGAGCGGCCGCCCTACTACCTGGGCCGCGACTACCTGGAGACGCTCATGGCCAGCCAGAAGGCGGCCGACTGGATCCGCATCAG TGAGATGCTGCTGGGACCCGTGCCACCCAATTTCGTCTTCCTGCCCAAGCACAAGGCCAACGCCTACAAGTAG
- the DUS3L gene encoding tRNA-dihydrouridine(47) synthase [NAD(P)(+)]-like isoform X1: MRIPPVDRGRHTRDPEGLAATLRSGCEGGPMAEGVVEAPAESGGGGDPGAIEPERGVASIKLQYLTTKEHFHEFLEAKGQEKPRQETEAGDPAGNDLDEPEAKRIRLEDGQTEDRQTEEAVEPGEQPQAQKRARGQNKCRPHVKPTHYDKNKLCPSLVQESAAKCFYGDRCRFLHDVGRYLETKPADLGPHCVLFETFGRCPYGVTCRFAGAHLGPEGQNLVKEGLVQAPPIRNGLDKVLQQQLRKRKIHFKRAEQALRHLSKGQLPGPTPKATVPEVMEAEGAPGQDNCDAQQAPQGPGTVPPPRGPLRTCGPLTDEDVVRLQPCEKKRLDISGKLYLAPLTTCGNLPFRRVCKRFGADVTCGEMAVCINLLQGQTSEWALLKRHPCEDVFGVQLEGAFPDTMTKCAELLNRTIEVDFVDINVGCPIDLVYKKGGGCALMNRSAKFQQIVRGMNQVLDVPLTVKLRTGIHERTNLAHRLLPELRDWGAALVTLHGRSREQRYTKLADWRYIEQCVTAASPMPLFGNGDILSYEDANRAMQTGVAGIMIARGALLKPWLFTEIKEQRHWDISSSERLDILRDFAHYGLEHWGSDTQGVEKTRRFLLEWLSFLCRYVPVGLLERLPQRINERPPYYLGRDYLETLMASQKAADWIRIRCPGTAEALGDSAPGSQRVWGQLGWGPPRPRPDPAPALLTVRCCWDPCHPISSSCPSTRPTPTSSCRGGRGCLSAQRAPQGMRRQ; this comes from the exons ATGCGCATTCCACCAGTAGACCGGGGAAGACACACGCGCGACCCGGAAGGCCTCGCCGCAACACTCCGAAGCGGGTGTGAGGGGGGGCCGATGGCGGAGGGAGTGGTGGAAGCCCCAGCAGAGAGTGGTGGCGGTGGCGACCCAGGAGCCATCGAGCCGGAACGGGGAGTAGCGTCCATTAAACTTCA ATACCTAACCACCAAGGAGCACTTCCATGAATTCCTGGAAGCCAAAGGGCAGGAGAAGCCCAGACAGGAAACCGAGGCTGGAGACCCTGCTGGCAATGACCTGGATGAGCCTGAGGCCAAGCGGATCCGGCTGGAGGATGGGCAGACAGAGGACAGGCAGACAGAGGAGGCTGTTGAGCCTGGGGAGCAGCCACAGGCCCAGAAGAGGGCCCGGGGTCAGAACAAATGCCGGCCCCATGTGAAGCCCACCCACTATGACAAGAACAAGCTCTGCCCCTCcctggtccag GAATCCGCCGCTAAGTGTTTCTATGGCGACCGCTGCCGCTTCCTGCACGACGTGGGCCGCTACCTGGAGACCAAGCCAGCTGACCTGGGCCCCCACTGTGTGCTCTTTGAGACCTTCGGCAGGTGCCCCTATGGTGTGACCTGCCGCTTTGCCGGGGCCCATCTGGGGCCCGAGGGCCAGAATCTGGTGAAGGAGGGGTTGGTCCAGGCCCCGCCCATCCGCAATGGCCTGGACAAGGTCCTTCAGCAGCAACTGCGAAAGCGCAAGATCCACTTCAAGCGTGCAGAGCAGGCCCTGCGCCATCTGAGCAAGGGCCAGCTGCCAGGCCCCACTCCCAAAGCCACTGTCCCCgaggtcatggaggctgaggGTGCCCCAGGGCAGGACAACTGTGACGCCCAGCAGGCCCCCCAGGGGCCGGGCACCGTTCCCCCTCCCAGGGGCCCTTTAAGGACCTGCGGGCCCCTGACAGATGAGGATGTAGTCAGGTTGCAGCCCTGTGAGAAGAAGCGG CTGGACATCAGTGGCAAACTGTACCTTGCTCCCCTCACCACG TGCGGGAATCTGCCCTTCCGGCGGGTCTGTAAGCGCTTTGGGGCAGATGTGACGTGCGGGGAGATGGCTGTGTGCATCAACCTGCTGCAGGGCCAGACGTCTGAGTGGGCCCTGCTCAAACGCCACCCCTGCGAGGATGTCTTCGGTGTCCAG CTTGAGGGCGCCTTTCCCgacaccatgaccaagtgtgCCGAGCTGCTGAACCGCACCATCGAGGTGGATTTCGTGGACATCAACGTCGGCTGCCCCATCGACCTCGTGTACAAGAAG GGCGGGGGCTGCGCCCTCATGAACCGCTCAGCCAAGTTCCAGCAGATCGTCCGCGGCATGAACCAG GTGTTGGACGTGCCACTGACCGTGAAGCTCCGCACGGGTATCCACGAGCGCACGAATCTGGCCCACCGGCTGCTGCCCGAGCTGCGGGACTGGGGGGCTGCGCTGGTCACG CTCCACGGCCGCTCGCGGGAGCAGCGCTACACCAAGTTGGCCGACTGGCGGTACATCGAGCAGTGCGTGACAGCAGCCAGCCCCATGCCCCTTTTCG GAAACGGGGACATCTTGTCGTACGAGGACGCCAACCGCGCCATGCAGACTGGCGTCGCTGGGATCATGATCGCCCG CGGCGCCCTGCTCAAGCCGTGGCTGTTCACGGAGATCAAGGAGCAGCGGCATTGGGACATCTCGTCGTCTGAGCGCCTGGACATCCTGCGCGACTTCGCACACTACGGCCTGGAGCACTGGGGCTCGGACACGCAGGGCGTGGAGAAGACACGCCGCTTCCTCCTTGAGTGGCTCTCCTTCCTGTGCAG GTACGTGCCCGTGGGCCTGCTGGAGCGGCTCCCGCAGAGGATCAATGAGCGGCCGCCCTACTACCTGGGCCGCGACTACCTGGAGACGCTCATGGCCAGCCAGAAGGCGGCCGACTGGATCCGCATCAGGTGCCCGGGAACCGCCGAGGCCCTGGGAGATAGTGCACCAGGGAGCCAGCGGGTGTGGGGCCAGCTGGGCTGGGGGCCGCCCCGCCCCAGGCCTGACCCTGCGCCCGCCCTCCTCACAGTGAGATGCTGCTGGGACCCGTGCCACCCAATTTCGTCTTCCTGCCCAAGCACAAGGCCAACGCCTACAAGTAGCTGCAGGGGCGGGCGGGGGTGTCTGAGCGCCCAGCGGGCTCCCCAAGGAATGAGAAGGcaataa
- the DUS3L gene encoding tRNA-dihydrouridine(47) synthase [NAD(P)(+)]-like isoform X2 gives MRIPPVDRGRHTRDPEGLAATLRSGCEGGPMAEGVVEAPAESGGGGDPGAIEPERGVASIKLQYLTTKEHFHEFLEAKGQEKPRQETEAGDPAGNDLDEPEAKRIRLEDGQTEDRQTEEAVEPGEQPQAQKRARGQNKCRPHVKPTHYDKNKLCPSLVQESAAKCFYGDRCRFLHDVGRYLETKPADLGPHCVLFETFGRCPYGVTCRFAGAHLGPEGQNLVKEGLVQAPPIRNGLDKVLQQQLRKRKIHFKRAEQALRHLSKGQLPGPTPKATVPEVMEAEGAPGQDNCDAQQAPQGPGTVPPPRGPLRTCGPLTDEDVVRLQPCEKKRLDISGKLYLAPLTTCGNLPFRRVCKRFGADVTCGEMAVCINLLQGQTSEWALLKRHPCEDVFGVQLEGAFPDTMTKCAELLNRTIEVDFVDINVGCPIDLVYKKGGGCALMNRSAKFQQIVRGMNQLHGRSREQRYTKLADWRYIEQCVTAASPMPLFGNGDILSYEDANRAMQTGVAGIMIARGALLKPWLFTEIKEQRHWDISSSERLDILRDFAHYGLEHWGSDTQGVEKTRRFLLEWLSFLCRYVPVGLLERLPQRINERPPYYLGRDYLETLMASQKAADWIRIRCPGTAEALGDSAPGSQRVWGQLGWGPPRPRPDPAPALLTVRCCWDPCHPISSSCPSTRPTPTSSCRGGRGCLSAQRAPQGMRRQ, from the exons ATGCGCATTCCACCAGTAGACCGGGGAAGACACACGCGCGACCCGGAAGGCCTCGCCGCAACACTCCGAAGCGGGTGTGAGGGGGGGCCGATGGCGGAGGGAGTGGTGGAAGCCCCAGCAGAGAGTGGTGGCGGTGGCGACCCAGGAGCCATCGAGCCGGAACGGGGAGTAGCGTCCATTAAACTTCA ATACCTAACCACCAAGGAGCACTTCCATGAATTCCTGGAAGCCAAAGGGCAGGAGAAGCCCAGACAGGAAACCGAGGCTGGAGACCCTGCTGGCAATGACCTGGATGAGCCTGAGGCCAAGCGGATCCGGCTGGAGGATGGGCAGACAGAGGACAGGCAGACAGAGGAGGCTGTTGAGCCTGGGGAGCAGCCACAGGCCCAGAAGAGGGCCCGGGGTCAGAACAAATGCCGGCCCCATGTGAAGCCCACCCACTATGACAAGAACAAGCTCTGCCCCTCcctggtccag GAATCCGCCGCTAAGTGTTTCTATGGCGACCGCTGCCGCTTCCTGCACGACGTGGGCCGCTACCTGGAGACCAAGCCAGCTGACCTGGGCCCCCACTGTGTGCTCTTTGAGACCTTCGGCAGGTGCCCCTATGGTGTGACCTGCCGCTTTGCCGGGGCCCATCTGGGGCCCGAGGGCCAGAATCTGGTGAAGGAGGGGTTGGTCCAGGCCCCGCCCATCCGCAATGGCCTGGACAAGGTCCTTCAGCAGCAACTGCGAAAGCGCAAGATCCACTTCAAGCGTGCAGAGCAGGCCCTGCGCCATCTGAGCAAGGGCCAGCTGCCAGGCCCCACTCCCAAAGCCACTGTCCCCgaggtcatggaggctgaggGTGCCCCAGGGCAGGACAACTGTGACGCCCAGCAGGCCCCCCAGGGGCCGGGCACCGTTCCCCCTCCCAGGGGCCCTTTAAGGACCTGCGGGCCCCTGACAGATGAGGATGTAGTCAGGTTGCAGCCCTGTGAGAAGAAGCGG CTGGACATCAGTGGCAAACTGTACCTTGCTCCCCTCACCACG TGCGGGAATCTGCCCTTCCGGCGGGTCTGTAAGCGCTTTGGGGCAGATGTGACGTGCGGGGAGATGGCTGTGTGCATCAACCTGCTGCAGGGCCAGACGTCTGAGTGGGCCCTGCTCAAACGCCACCCCTGCGAGGATGTCTTCGGTGTCCAG CTTGAGGGCGCCTTTCCCgacaccatgaccaagtgtgCCGAGCTGCTGAACCGCACCATCGAGGTGGATTTCGTGGACATCAACGTCGGCTGCCCCATCGACCTCGTGTACAAGAAG GGCGGGGGCTGCGCCCTCATGAACCGCTCAGCCAAGTTCCAGCAGATCGTCCGCGGCATGAACCAG CTCCACGGCCGCTCGCGGGAGCAGCGCTACACCAAGTTGGCCGACTGGCGGTACATCGAGCAGTGCGTGACAGCAGCCAGCCCCATGCCCCTTTTCG GAAACGGGGACATCTTGTCGTACGAGGACGCCAACCGCGCCATGCAGACTGGCGTCGCTGGGATCATGATCGCCCG CGGCGCCCTGCTCAAGCCGTGGCTGTTCACGGAGATCAAGGAGCAGCGGCATTGGGACATCTCGTCGTCTGAGCGCCTGGACATCCTGCGCGACTTCGCACACTACGGCCTGGAGCACTGGGGCTCGGACACGCAGGGCGTGGAGAAGACACGCCGCTTCCTCCTTGAGTGGCTCTCCTTCCTGTGCAG GTACGTGCCCGTGGGCCTGCTGGAGCGGCTCCCGCAGAGGATCAATGAGCGGCCGCCCTACTACCTGGGCCGCGACTACCTGGAGACGCTCATGGCCAGCCAGAAGGCGGCCGACTGGATCCGCATCAGGTGCCCGGGAACCGCCGAGGCCCTGGGAGATAGTGCACCAGGGAGCCAGCGGGTGTGGGGCCAGCTGGGCTGGGGGCCGCCCCGCCCCAGGCCTGACCCTGCGCCCGCCCTCCTCACAGTGAGATGCTGCTGGGACCCGTGCCACCCAATTTCGTCTTCCTGCCCAAGCACAAGGCCAACGCCTACAAGTAGCTGCAGGGGCGGGCGGGGGTGTCTGAGCGCCCAGCGGGCTCCCCAAGGAATGAGAAGGcaataa
- the DUS3L gene encoding tRNA-dihydrouridine(47) synthase [NAD(P)(+)]-like isoform X4 produces the protein MRIPPVDRGRHTRDPEGLAATLRSGCEGGPMAEGVVEAPAESGGGGDPGAIEPERGVASIKLQYLTTKEHFHEFLEAKGQEKPRQETEAGDPAGNDLDEPEAKRIRLEDGQTEDRQTEEAVEPGEQPQAQKRARGQNKCRPHVKPTHYDKNKLCPSLVQESAAKCFYGDRCRFLHDVGRYLETKPADLGPHCVLFETFGRCPYAGHQWQTVPCSPHHGRTHSEVGRELAAWSSQQYPLPPRPGGLGPGRVSGVPGCRALTCDFVPCCRQCGNLPFRRVCKRFGADVTCGEMAVCINLLQGQTSEWALLKRHPCEDVFGVQLEGAFPDTMTKCAELLNRTIEVDFVDINVGCPIDLVYKKGGGCALMNRSAKFQQIVRGMNQVLDVPLTVKLRTGIHERTNLAHRLLPELRDWGAALVTLHGRSREQRYTKLADWRYIEQCVTAASPMPLFGNGDILSYEDANRAMQTGVAGIMIARGALLKPWLFTEIKEQRHWDISSSERLDILRDFAHYGLEHWGSDTQGVEKTRRFLLEWLSFLCRYVPVGLLERLPQRINERPPYYLGRDYLETLMASQKAADWIRIRCPGTAEALGDSAPGSQRVWGQLGWGPPRPRPDPAPALLTVRCCWDPCHPISSSCPSTRPTPTSSCRGGRGCLSAQRAPQGMRRQ, from the exons ATGCGCATTCCACCAGTAGACCGGGGAAGACACACGCGCGACCCGGAAGGCCTCGCCGCAACACTCCGAAGCGGGTGTGAGGGGGGGCCGATGGCGGAGGGAGTGGTGGAAGCCCCAGCAGAGAGTGGTGGCGGTGGCGACCCAGGAGCCATCGAGCCGGAACGGGGAGTAGCGTCCATTAAACTTCA ATACCTAACCACCAAGGAGCACTTCCATGAATTCCTGGAAGCCAAAGGGCAGGAGAAGCCCAGACAGGAAACCGAGGCTGGAGACCCTGCTGGCAATGACCTGGATGAGCCTGAGGCCAAGCGGATCCGGCTGGAGGATGGGCAGACAGAGGACAGGCAGACAGAGGAGGCTGTTGAGCCTGGGGAGCAGCCACAGGCCCAGAAGAGGGCCCGGGGTCAGAACAAATGCCGGCCCCATGTGAAGCCCACCCACTATGACAAGAACAAGCTCTGCCCCTCcctggtccag GAATCCGCCGCTAAGTGTTTCTATGGCGACCGCTGCCGCTTCCTGCACGACGTGGGCCGCTACCTGGAGACCAAGCCAGCTGACCTGGGCCCCCACTGTGTGCTCTTTGAGACCTTCGGCAGGTGCCCCTATG CTGGACATCAGTGGCAAACTGTACCTTGCTCCCCTCACCACGGTAGGACCCACAGTGAGGTGGGCCGGGAGCTGGCAGCGTGGTCATCCCAGCAGTACCCACTGCCTCCCCGCCCTGGGGGCTTGGGGCCTGGGAGGGTGTCTGGGGTCCCTGGCTGCCGTGCCCTCACATGTGACTTTGTCCCCTGCTGTCGTCAGTGCGGGAATCTGCCCTTCCGGCGGGTCTGTAAGCGCTTTGGGGCAGATGTGACGTGCGGGGAGATGGCTGTGTGCATCAACCTGCTGCAGGGCCAGACGTCTGAGTGGGCCCTGCTCAAACGCCACCCCTGCGAGGATGTCTTCGGTGTCCAG CTTGAGGGCGCCTTTCCCgacaccatgaccaagtgtgCCGAGCTGCTGAACCGCACCATCGAGGTGGATTTCGTGGACATCAACGTCGGCTGCCCCATCGACCTCGTGTACAAGAAG GGCGGGGGCTGCGCCCTCATGAACCGCTCAGCCAAGTTCCAGCAGATCGTCCGCGGCATGAACCAG GTGTTGGACGTGCCACTGACCGTGAAGCTCCGCACGGGTATCCACGAGCGCACGAATCTGGCCCACCGGCTGCTGCCCGAGCTGCGGGACTGGGGGGCTGCGCTGGTCACG CTCCACGGCCGCTCGCGGGAGCAGCGCTACACCAAGTTGGCCGACTGGCGGTACATCGAGCAGTGCGTGACAGCAGCCAGCCCCATGCCCCTTTTCG GAAACGGGGACATCTTGTCGTACGAGGACGCCAACCGCGCCATGCAGACTGGCGTCGCTGGGATCATGATCGCCCG CGGCGCCCTGCTCAAGCCGTGGCTGTTCACGGAGATCAAGGAGCAGCGGCATTGGGACATCTCGTCGTCTGAGCGCCTGGACATCCTGCGCGACTTCGCACACTACGGCCTGGAGCACTGGGGCTCGGACACGCAGGGCGTGGAGAAGACACGCCGCTTCCTCCTTGAGTGGCTCTCCTTCCTGTGCAG GTACGTGCCCGTGGGCCTGCTGGAGCGGCTCCCGCAGAGGATCAATGAGCGGCCGCCCTACTACCTGGGCCGCGACTACCTGGAGACGCTCATGGCCAGCCAGAAGGCGGCCGACTGGATCCGCATCAGGTGCCCGGGAACCGCCGAGGCCCTGGGAGATAGTGCACCAGGGAGCCAGCGGGTGTGGGGCCAGCTGGGCTGGGGGCCGCCCCGCCCCAGGCCTGACCCTGCGCCCGCCCTCCTCACAGTGAGATGCTGCTGGGACCCGTGCCACCCAATTTCGTCTTCCTGCCCAAGCACAAGGCCAACGCCTACAAGTAGCTGCAGGGGCGGGCGGGGGTGTCTGAGCGCCCAGCGGGCTCCCCAAGGAATGAGAAGGcaataa